From Canis aureus isolate CA01 chromosome 7, VMU_Caureus_v.1.0, whole genome shotgun sequence, a single genomic window includes:
- the SLC44A4 gene encoding choline transporter-like protein 4 isoform X1, whose product MGGKQDRNEAYGKPAKYDPSFRGPIRNRSCTDVICCVLFLLFILGYIVVGIVAWVYGDPRQVLYPRNSTGAYCGVGANKDKPYLLYFNIFSCVLTANVITVAENGLQCPTPQVCVSSCPEDAWTVEVNQLSEKVGEVFYTANRNFCLPGVPWDMPVIQSLQQELCPGFLLPSTPALGRCVPFLNSTPPELPGISSNTSISQGISGLFDILNARDISVKIFEDFAQSWYWILTALGVALVLSLLFILLLRLVAGPLVLVLILGVLGVLAYGIYHCWEEYRVLRDEGASITQLGITTNLSAYRNVQETWLAALIVLAVLEGILLLMLIFLRQRIRIAIALLEEASKAVGHMMSTLFYPLVTFVLLLICIVYWAMTALYLATSGQPQYVLWAPNASLPSCGKVQMNTSCNPMAQPVNSSCPGLRCIFQSYSSTGLVQRSLFNLQIYVVLALFWTVNWVLALGQCVLAGAFASFYWAFQKPQDIPTFPLSSAFIRTLRYHTGSLAFGALILTLVQMARVILEYIDNKLRGSQNPMARCIMCCFKCCLWCLEKFIKFLNRNAYIMIAVYGKNFCVSAKNAFMLLMRNIVRVVVLDKVTDLLLLFGKLLVVGGVGVLSFFFFTGRIQGLGRHFENPALNYYWLPIMVSILGAYVIASGFFSVFGMCVDTLFLCFLEDLERNDGSADRPYYMSKTLLKILSKKNEALPGHKKRKK is encoded by the exons ATGGGGGGAAAACAGGACAGGAATGAGGCCTATG GGAAACCGGCCAAATATGACCCCTCCTTTCGAGGTCCCATCAGGAACAG GAGCTGCACAGATGTCATCTGCTgtgtcctcttccttctcttcattctGGGTTACATCGTGGTGGGGATCGTGG CTTGGGTGTATGGAGACCCCCGGCAAGTCCTCTACCCCAGGAACTCTACTGGGGCCTACTGTGGGGTGGGAGCCAACAA AGATAAACCATATCTTCTCTACTTCAACATCTTCAGCTGCGTCCTAACCGCCAATGTCATCACAGTCGCTGAGAATGGCCTGCAGTGTCCCACACCCCAG GTGTGTGTGTCCTCCTGCCCCGAGGACGCATGGACCGTGGAGGTCAACCAGCTCTCAGAGAAGGTGGGGGAGGTCTTCTACACGGCAAACAGGAACTTTTGTCTGCCAGGGGTGCCCTGGGATATG CCAGTGATCCAGAGTCTGCAGCAGGAGCTCTGCCCCggtttcctcctcccttccactcCAG ctctgGGGCGTTGTGTTCCGTTCTTGAATAGCACTCCACCTGAACTCCCAGGGATCTCCAGCAACACCTCCATCTCCCAGGGGATCAG TGGTCTTTTTGACATCCTCAACGCCCGAGACATCAGTGTTAAGATCTTTGAAGATTTTGCCCAATCCTGGTATTGGATTCTCAC TGCCCTAGGTGTGGCTCTGGTCTTGAGCCTGCTGTTTATCCTGCTTCTGCGCCTGGTGGCCGGGCCCCTGGTGCTAGTGCTGATCCTCGGGGTGCTGGGCGTGCTGGCATATGGCATCTACCACTGCTGGGAGGAGTACCGAGTGCTGCGGGATGAGGGTGCCTCCATCACCCAGCTGGGCATCACCACCAACCTCAGCGCCTACCGCAACGTTCAGGAGACCTGGCTGGCGGCCC TGATCGTGCTGGCCGTGCTCGAAGGCATCCTGCTGCTGATGCTCATCTTCCTGCGGCAGCGGATTCGCATCGCCATTGCCCTCCTGGAGGAGGCCAGCAA GGCTGTGGGGCACATGATGTCTACCCTGTTCTACCCACTGGTCACCTTTGTCCTTCTGCTCATTTGCATTGTCTATTGGGCCATGACCGCCCT GTACCTGGCCACATCGGGGCAACCCCAATACGTCCTCTGGGCGCCCAACGCCAGCTTGCCCAGCTGTGGGAAAGTGCAAATGAATACATCATGCAACCCTATG GCCCAGCCAGTGAACTCCTCGTGCCCAGGGCTGAGGTGTATCTTCCAGAGCTACTCATCCACGGGCCTGGTTCAGCGTTCTCTCTTCAACTTGCAAATCTATGTGGTCCTGGCACTATTCTGGACTGTCAACTGGGTACTGGCCCTGGGCCAGTGTGTCCTGGCTGGGGCCTTTGCCTCCTTCTACTGGGCTTTCCAGAAGCCCCAGGACATCCCCACCTTCCCCCTGAGCTCTGCCTTCATCCGTACACTCCG CTACCACACTGGGTCGCTGGCCTTTGGAGCTCTCATCCTGACCCTCGTGCAGATGGCCCGAGTCATTCTGGAGTACATTGACAACAAACTGAGAG gatcccagaaccCTATGGCCCGCTGCATCATGTGCTGCTTTAAGTGCTGCCTCTGGTGTCTGGAGAAGTTTATCAAGTTCCTAAACCGCAATGCCTACATCATG ATCGCCGTCTACGGGAAGAATTTCTGTGTCTCCGCCAAAAATGCCTTCATGCTGCTCATGCGGAACATTGTCAG GGTGGTTGTGCTGGATAAAGTTACAGACTTGTTGCTGCTCTTCGGGAAGCTGCTGGTGGTTGGAGGTGTTG GggtcctgtcctttttttttttcaccggTCGCATCCAGGGGCTGGGTAGACACTTTGAAAACCCCGCCCTCAACTACTACTGGCTGCCCATCATG GTCTCCATCCTGGGGGCCTATGTCATCGCCAGCGGCTTCTTCAGTGTTTTTGGCATGTGTGTGGACACACTCTTCCTCTGTTTCT TGGAAGACCTGGAGAGGAACGACGGCTCGGCGGACCGGCCCTACTACATGTCCAAAACCCTTCTCAAGATCCTAAGCAAGAAGAACGAGGCCCTCCCGGGgcacaagaagaggaagaagtga
- the SLC44A4 gene encoding choline transporter-like protein 4 isoform X2: MGGKQDRNEAYGKPAKYDPSFRGPIRNRSCTDVICCVLFLLFILGYIVVGIVAWVYGDPRQVLYPRNSTGAYCGVGANKDKPYLLYFNIFSCVLTANVITVAENGLQCPTPQVCVSSCPEDAWTVEVNQLSEKVGEVFYTANRNFCLPGVPWDMPVIQSLQQELCPGFLLPSTPALGRCVPFLNSTPPELPGISSNTSISQGISGLFDILNARDISVKIFEDFAQSWYWILTAVGHMMSTLFYPLVTFVLLLICIVYWAMTALYLATSGQPQYVLWAPNASLPSCGKVQMNTSCNPMAQPVNSSCPGLRCIFQSYSSTGLVQRSLFNLQIYVVLALFWTVNWVLALGQCVLAGAFASFYWAFQKPQDIPTFPLSSAFIRTLRYHTGSLAFGALILTLVQMARVILEYIDNKLRGSQNPMARCIMCCFKCCLWCLEKFIKFLNRNAYIMIAVYGKNFCVSAKNAFMLLMRNIVRVVVLDKVTDLLLLFGKLLVVGGVGVLSFFFFTGRIQGLGRHFENPALNYYWLPIMVSILGAYVIASGFFSVFGMCVDTLFLCFLEDLERNDGSADRPYYMSKTLLKILSKKNEALPGHKKRKK, translated from the exons ATGGGGGGAAAACAGGACAGGAATGAGGCCTATG GGAAACCGGCCAAATATGACCCCTCCTTTCGAGGTCCCATCAGGAACAG GAGCTGCACAGATGTCATCTGCTgtgtcctcttccttctcttcattctGGGTTACATCGTGGTGGGGATCGTGG CTTGGGTGTATGGAGACCCCCGGCAAGTCCTCTACCCCAGGAACTCTACTGGGGCCTACTGTGGGGTGGGAGCCAACAA AGATAAACCATATCTTCTCTACTTCAACATCTTCAGCTGCGTCCTAACCGCCAATGTCATCACAGTCGCTGAGAATGGCCTGCAGTGTCCCACACCCCAG GTGTGTGTGTCCTCCTGCCCCGAGGACGCATGGACCGTGGAGGTCAACCAGCTCTCAGAGAAGGTGGGGGAGGTCTTCTACACGGCAAACAGGAACTTTTGTCTGCCAGGGGTGCCCTGGGATATG CCAGTGATCCAGAGTCTGCAGCAGGAGCTCTGCCCCggtttcctcctcccttccactcCAG ctctgGGGCGTTGTGTTCCGTTCTTGAATAGCACTCCACCTGAACTCCCAGGGATCTCCAGCAACACCTCCATCTCCCAGGGGATCAG TGGTCTTTTTGACATCCTCAACGCCCGAGACATCAGTGTTAAGATCTTTGAAGATTTTGCCCAATCCTGGTATTGGATTCTCAC GGCTGTGGGGCACATGATGTCTACCCTGTTCTACCCACTGGTCACCTTTGTCCTTCTGCTCATTTGCATTGTCTATTGGGCCATGACCGCCCT GTACCTGGCCACATCGGGGCAACCCCAATACGTCCTCTGGGCGCCCAACGCCAGCTTGCCCAGCTGTGGGAAAGTGCAAATGAATACATCATGCAACCCTATG GCCCAGCCAGTGAACTCCTCGTGCCCAGGGCTGAGGTGTATCTTCCAGAGCTACTCATCCACGGGCCTGGTTCAGCGTTCTCTCTTCAACTTGCAAATCTATGTGGTCCTGGCACTATTCTGGACTGTCAACTGGGTACTGGCCCTGGGCCAGTGTGTCCTGGCTGGGGCCTTTGCCTCCTTCTACTGGGCTTTCCAGAAGCCCCAGGACATCCCCACCTTCCCCCTGAGCTCTGCCTTCATCCGTACACTCCG CTACCACACTGGGTCGCTGGCCTTTGGAGCTCTCATCCTGACCCTCGTGCAGATGGCCCGAGTCATTCTGGAGTACATTGACAACAAACTGAGAG gatcccagaaccCTATGGCCCGCTGCATCATGTGCTGCTTTAAGTGCTGCCTCTGGTGTCTGGAGAAGTTTATCAAGTTCCTAAACCGCAATGCCTACATCATG ATCGCCGTCTACGGGAAGAATTTCTGTGTCTCCGCCAAAAATGCCTTCATGCTGCTCATGCGGAACATTGTCAG GGTGGTTGTGCTGGATAAAGTTACAGACTTGTTGCTGCTCTTCGGGAAGCTGCTGGTGGTTGGAGGTGTTG GggtcctgtcctttttttttttcaccggTCGCATCCAGGGGCTGGGTAGACACTTTGAAAACCCCGCCCTCAACTACTACTGGCTGCCCATCATG GTCTCCATCCTGGGGGCCTATGTCATCGCCAGCGGCTTCTTCAGTGTTTTTGGCATGTGTGTGGACACACTCTTCCTCTGTTTCT TGGAAGACCTGGAGAGGAACGACGGCTCGGCGGACCGGCCCTACTACATGTCCAAAACCCTTCTCAAGATCCTAAGCAAGAAGAACGAGGCCCTCCCGGGgcacaagaagaggaagaagtga